AATCTGTACTTTCAGgtgtttcacctgtaaaagcGCTGACATGCATGGTAAAAACGCACAGCACACAACCAGCCAGTGTGACTACGCACCAGAAATTAGGCCACTGTTGTGGGGGCTGTGTGAAactggaatggggggggggggggggaaataacaAAACCTTAGAATTGATCATCTTAAATACGGATTTTATAGCACTCATAGCAGACAGCATATATAACATACTCTGGGGtgcactacatctcccagcatgctctgcaaAGCATGTCATTCTACAGTGCAAAACCGGAGGCTGTTACTGGCCAAACCGTTCTGATGTGACAAAGGTGAGACCTATCCAAGTGAACAAAGCACAACACAAGTGTAGGATCTTCTCACCTGTCCCCGCTCTGGTCAGACGGGACATCACATATGTAACTATTTTCTCCCTGCATTACTTTGTTCAATTTAAagccatgaaaaaaaaacaaaaaaaaaaaaaaacacattaacagACACCAATCACTGCCGTTTGGGGCTTTTGTCTACTGGATCTTGGTGACTGCTTCATAAATAGACTGGGCTACGTAGTCGATGTTCTTGGTGGTCAGCCCACACATGTTGATGCGTCCACTCGCCATCAGATAAATGTGCTTTTCCTTAATTAAATATTCAACTTGCTttgctgcaagaaaaaaaaaatgcaaagaatAAATTGTCAGCCATGTTGTTACTACATAGCCCCCCGACATAACAGCTAGTAAAGTCACTTAACCTCTTCATGACCATGCCGGTTTTAGCCTTAAAGGGTTGTTCCCccacaacaacttatcacctatcctgtggataggtgataagtgtttggtcgctgggaccccaccgatcaggagaacaggggtcccgaatccccttatgaatggagtggcaggtcacacatgctgccgctccattcattctctatggaacTGCAGGAGATACCAGAGCGCTGTACTCTGCTATCTCCGGCAGTCACAGAGAATGAAGGGAGCAGCAGCAGCACGCGTGACCTGCCAATCCAGTCATAAGGGgattcgggacccctgttctctagatcggtggggtcccagcgaccaaacacttatcacctattctgtggataggtgaaaagtTATGAAggtcttcctttatatatttcttctgtttaggttccgttcctggttttgacttGAAAAATACAAGCAAAATCTGAAACAAATCTGCACTACGTAaacaaggccttaatgaccatcgTAGAAAGGTGATTGGTCAGTCATTAAGACGACACACAAAAAACATGAATCTCTACTTACGATTGAGGCCGGTAAAGCTGAACATTCCTATCTGCTCCACAATATGTTTCCATGTTCCTGGTGTGTTAAGAGCCTCCAGCCTGGATTTCAGTTCTGCTCTCATTAAAAGCACTCGTTCTGCCATAGTCTTCACATTGTCCCTCCTGTGGTCAGAGGACGATGGAAAGTTTATACATGAATAGCAATACTGAACTACAATACATTTAAAAGGGCTACAGAAAACATCACACGTCTATAAAGAGCGACAGAAGGTCTCAGTAACCCCATTATAGTATTTATTTCTGCCGCTTctgtagcaccaacatattctgcatcgCTGTACAGAGATTTTTACGACCACCTCAGACACCAGGACCAATTTCACAGGAAGCCAATGACGCAGTCTGTAGCTTTTGGCAGCGTGCCATGCAAAcagggggagaacatacaaactccatgcaaataGCCAAAAATGGGTGAGGAGTAAAGCAGTTTCCACGAGGAGTATTGCGCCGAattcacacgttgcagatttttagCTGGCATTCCACACCGCAAATCTGCAATACAAGTGGATCagagtgtttttctttttttgtttgtttttttaaaccccatccacatgtagcgggaaaaaaaagaaaaaaatcagcacagaattaaGGGCAttatgcagattttcaaatctgcatcatgtcaatactgttgcagattttttttgtattttgtaccctttgcaatgcatggggtgaaaaccgcaacaaaatttGTGTGTAATACATGTGGATTTTGCGGTGGGGTTCGCAGCGGATTTTCAGTGAAATCCATGGTGGAGAATACCTGTGTCCGGCCTTACACTTTAGGGTATATTAACGCTCCGCTAAATGgtttcagaaatttctgtgactaaaGATCtggtccatacatctgaatggggttgtttctgaagCGTgtccatggatttctgcaaaccccatCAAAAACAGAACGTGTCGAATATGACAAATGTGAAAATCCCCTAAACCGGGGGGTGGCGGGTTCAGATTGGATTGAGGCAAGAGGGGTGGGTTTACACCCACAGAAGCTCCAGCTGGTCTTTGGAGGTAGGAACAATTAGGAGGTGACCTAATGGGGTTGACAGTGTAAGACGAGGGGGCGTGGAAGATATATTAGATTGGGCAATACAAAATAAACTTTAATCTTACGGCCTCTTGGAAATTGAACCTCAATTCTATTCTTACCATTCATCAAAAAGTTCAGGGGTGGTCAGAGTGGTGGCAACAATGCGAGCGCCCTGTGAAGGAGGATTCGACCAGGTTGTACGCACAATCTTCTCCATCTGAGAGAGAACACGTCCAACATTGTCACTGTCTTTGCCCACAACAGTCAAGTTTCCAACTCTCTCatctacaagaaaaaaaaaagtagaagtaTTGTTCAATATTCCAAGTCTACTACAATGCAACTACATAAAAATGTTAAAGGGTTTCATTCAAAAAGAGCTGGAGTGCAAGTCAGAACAGTAGTCTGTGGAGGCAGCGGTCAAACCTGAGCAGACGGCAGGGCCCCCTGCAATCTGGGGTACCCATGGTGGTCTGCATAAAGAAGCTCTATGCTCATCAGCTGAGGGTGGCATAGAAGAGAGGGTCCATTGTGACTGTCACCCAAGGATCCACATATACCTGGAGCTACCTCTGGGTGGCAGACTGGTAACTGGGACCGACCTGCCGACCCCTAGAATGAGATGTTACAGTCCTGCTAGTTGGTAAGGAGCAGGTCGCACTTGCAGTCAAACTCCACGGAAATGAAAAAGTTACAGAAAGTACCAAATATTCTTAATCGGGCCTGCTCTTATGATTGGCGAGGGGGGTCTCAGGAGCCAGAATCACGCTCATCCGTGTTTTATCACACGTCTTATTAACCCATCATAACATACTTTTGTAGGAAAACTCCTGTGACGATGTAACGCGCGGTTCCAGTACTCACTGTATAAACCAAAGTTCTTGGAGAATGACTGGGCGCAAAACAGCTCAAAGCCCTGAGCCACAAAGTAGCGTATGGCCCAGGCGTCCTTGTCAAGATTTCCGGAGGCGAACCCTTGATAGGCGGAGTCGAAGAATGCAAAGAGATAGCGTCTCTGAAAAAGGCAGGAAGATGAAAGACCCGGTTACAGAGGTCTAGCAGGAATCACTAGAGGACGGTCAGGCATATGAATATAGTTTTATTATATACTTATATTCCCCATAAAACAATACTGGGGCAACtttttttggttaaaaaaaaaaaaaaaaaaaaaaaaaaaggtgatccAGCAAGGTTATTTAATGGGACATACAGTATCTTTTCAACTGAataattaccaaaaaaaaaaataaataagttctgCCTGGCGGCCTCTTGACATACCTTCATGACATCAGCAATCTGCTTCCACTCCTCTTGTTTGGGGTCCGTTCCAGTGGGATTGTGTGCACATGCATGCAGAACAAAGATGGAGTGCTCCGGAGCATTCTGGAAGGGAAATGCATCACAACTAGAGTTATGGCCGGGTCGTAGGATCATTCACATTATTATGGCATTTTCTTTTATTCCTATAATCCTCTGAAACATTAACGCACATCTGACAATAGACGTAACGGGGTTCTTCACATTTTACCAAACCTAAATGGATCGCTGAAagaccagtgatcagctgtaatctgcaggggAACCACAGCGCCCATGAAGaattacatgctgcccatagaaatcaatgagctgtccgTGTAATGAACGGATGTGCCAGTCAGTCTTGTGACGAGACGTGCAGCTGTGTGCTcgccacatgaccaggacagatttttatccactggaagtaaatcaTGAAGGTCCCtgctgaatgacagcaagcagagaccttGAAAATGATGAGCAAATACAGAAATCATACtgggaaattgtataacttaattatACAAAGAATACGATTTTCAGAaactgtaatacccctttaaaaaaggGGTTGTCAGAGCATGGACTGGTTTACCATACGGATGGCCGatctcatcagtatataatcagttGGGattcgacacccagaccccgcaccgatcagctgcctctggAGACCGGACGTCCGTGTGCCGGAGGCAGACGGCTcccgtcacagtatagcggccgagctgcagtgctgctcctattcaagtgagtaggagcagagttgcaattctgcagcacggccgctgtacagtgtacggagccaactgcttccaacaCCAGCCACTGCATAGCATCCGGTactggaggcagccagaacagcagaTCAGTGCatggtctgggtgttggaccaccactgattatatacggatgagataggtcatcagtacgaaAAACCACCCCGTGCCCGGACAATCCCTTAAGTATGAATAGTAATTATCAAATGGTGGAACTTTCCCAGACCAAGAGCCGAAGATcattggtttttttcacaaatgctgcATATTACGTGAGGGAAAAGTCTGCGCTTATTTTATTTCAGAACTCATAGCTTAGATAGAAAATTATTTTATACCCAATTCACACACTGGTGAAAATATCCA
The nucleotide sequence above comes from Rhinoderma darwinii isolate aRhiDar2 chromosome 11, aRhiDar2.hap1, whole genome shotgun sequence. Encoded proteins:
- the GOT1 gene encoding aspartate aminotransferase, cytoplasmic; the protein is MASSSSIFVAVPQAPPVAVFKLTADFRADSDSRKVNLGVGAYRTDDSQPWVLPVVKKVEQKIANDKTLNHEYLPILGFPECRASASRIALGDDSPALKEDRVGGVQSLGGTGALRIGAEFLRRWYNGTNNTATPIYISAPSWENHNAVFIDAGFKDIRSYRYWDAAKRGLDLKGFLEDLENAPEHSIFVLHACAHNPTGTDPKQEEWKQIADVMKRRYLFAFFDSAYQGFASGNLDKDAWAIRYFVAQGFELFCAQSFSKNFGLYNERVGNLTVVGKDSDNVGRVLSQMEKIVRTTWSNPPSQGARIVATTLTTPELFDEWRDNVKTMAERVLLMRAELKSRLEALNTPGTWKHIVEQIGMFSFTGLNPKQVEYLIKEKHIYLMASGRINMCGLTTKNIDYVAQSIYEAVTKIQ